Sequence from the bacterium genome:
GGCCTTCACCGCGTGAGACCTCCTTCCCCCTCCCAGGGGGAAGGCCGGGATGGGGGTTTGCCCCAGGGTCCAGAATTAGGCCACGTCACGCGTGGCGATGCTGGGTCTTGCGGCGCAAGCGCCGCGTTCCTGCTCCTTTCTTTCACGGGCGAAAGAAAGGTGGGCCAAAGAAGCGCTCTCCAAGACCTCACCGGCCCTGACCAGCCCGCCTCACAGCGGGCGTCGGACAGAGGGCGCGTCAGGTGAGTGAACATCCCGTGTTCTCGGTTCAGGCCCGCGGCCTTCACCGCGTGAGACCTCCTTCCCCCTCCCAGGGGGAAGGCCGGGATGGGGGTTTGCCCCAGGGTCCAGAATTAGGCCTCATCGCGCGTCGCGACTGACCGCCGTAACGCAGCGAAGGCGGGAAGTATGCGCGCGCAGAGGCCGAAGAGATGGTGACCAGGGAGAACTGATACGCGCGACCCCGCGCGTGTCACAAACGTCGTTGGTCAGGGTCTGCGAGCCTTTTCTTTGCCCCGCTTTCTTTTCGCGAGATAGCGGGAAGAGGCGGCGCTTACGCCGCAATGCCTTGTCGGACGAGGGCCCTATCACCTTAAGCGGACACCATGGTCTCTGGTTCAGGCCGGGATCAACCGGAGGTTGGCCCGCGGCCTTCACCGTCCTGTCTTCTTTCCACTTCGGCTTTTGGTTACTTCTTGCCGGGGACGGCGACAGGGGGGCGGCATGGGGGGAGACAGGAGGCGGGTGGCCGGGGAGTCCCGGGTGGCCCTGAGCAAGAGGGCACAGGCGGTGGCCCGGCGGCTGCGGAATGCCTGGCCGGACAGCCGCTGTTCCCTGCACCATGACAGTGCCCATCAGCTGCTGGTGGCCACCATTCTGTCGGCCCAGTGCACGGATGCCCGCGTCAACCAGGTGACGCCCGCCCTCTTCACCCGCTGGCCCGATGCGGCCGCCCTGGCGGGGGCGCCCCGGGAGGAGCTGGCCGCCGCCGTTCATGCCTGCGGCTACCACAACCAGAAGGCGCGCTCCATCCAGGGGGCCTGTCGCCGCATCGTCGAGGAGCATGGCGGCCAAGTGCCCGCCACCCTGGAGGAGCTGATCCGCCTGCCGGGGGTGGGTCGCAAGACGGCCAACTGCGTGCTGGGCGCCTGGCATGGGAAGCCCGCCCTCGTGGTGGACACCCACATGATCCGCATCCTCGGTCTGCTTGGCCTGGTGGCCAGCCGGGATCCGGAGGTGATCGAACGGGAGATGATGGCCCTGCTGCCTCCCGCCGAGTGGGTCGCGTTCACCCACCGCATCATCGACCACGGGCGAGCCGTCTGTGTGGCCCGGCGGCCGCGTTGCGGCGAGTGCGTGCTGGCGGATCTTTGTCCCTCGGCCATGGACTGATCCGCCCCATTTTCATTGGTATCGATATCGGTATCGATATCGGTATCGGTATCGGTATCAGTATCAGCGCGGCCGTCGCCCCTTTGTCTCGCATTCGATCGCAGGTGTCAATGTGCTTTGTGTTCACCAAGCGCTCCGCCACAGGTGGGGAGAAGGGCAGGAATGGGTTTCCGCGAACGACTTTTCCTTGTGCTGGCCGGCCTTTTCATCGCCGCCCTGGTGGCCTGCAACCTCATCTTCCAGAAGTTCTTCACCTGGAGTCCCTTTGGACTGGTCACCTTCGAACTCAGCGTGGGGATCCTGCCCTATCCCATCACCTTCCTGGTGACCGACATCATCAGCGAGCTCTATGGACGACGCAAGGCCAACCAGGTGGTGGTCTCCGGCCTCTTCGCCTCGATCTTCGTGATGGGAGTGGTGATCGTGGCCGATCTGGCCCCGGCCACGGACTGGTCGCCGGTGGACGGACCGACCTTCCGCCGCGTCTTCGGTCTCTTCGGCCCCGCCGTCTTCGCCTCCATGACGGCCTATCTGGCCGCCCAGTTCATCGACATCCGCCTCTTCCACTTCTGGAAGCGCCTCACGCGCGGCCGCCATCTTTGGTTGCGCAACAACGGTTCGACCATCGTCTCGCAGTTCGTGGACACGGGATCCGTCCTGGGCCTGCTCTGCCTGGCCGGCGTCATCCCCTGGGAACGCTTCAGCAGCCTGCTGGCCATGGGTTTTCTCTTCAAGGTGATCGTGGCCCTGCTGGACACGCCCTTCTTTTATCTTGCCGTGGCCCTGCTCAAGTCCCGGGTGCACGAGGATCCGGAGGAACTGGCCTGGGAGGGGGATGAGGCCTGAGGAGGCCCGCCTCCCGCGTCTCGTCATGGCGGCCGGGCTGCCTGGGGCGCACCGGGCGGGACACATCAAGAACAACTGGGAGCAAGATGGACGGGCATCACATCCGGCGCGTCGAGGAGCTGACCCGCGAGCTGCTGGTCCAGGTGGGGGAGGATCCGGCGCGGGAGGGACTGTTGCGCACGCCCCAGCGCGTGGCCACGGCCTGGAACTTCCTCACCCAGGGTTACCGCATCAATCTGGGGCACCTGCTCAACGACGCCATCTTCCACGAGGAGTGCAGTGAACTGGTGGTGGTGAAGGACGTGGAGTTCTTCAGCCTCTGCGAGCACCACCTGCTGCCCTTCTTCGGCCGGGCCCACGTGGGCTATCTGCCCCGCGGCAAGGTGATCGGCCTCTCCAAGATCCCCCGCATCATCGACATGCACGCCCGGCGCCTGCAGGTGCAGGAGCGGCTGACCCACCAGGTGGCCCAGACCCTCATGCACGTCCTCGAGCCCGCCGGCGTGGCCGTGGTGATGGAGGCCCGCCACATGTGCATGCAAATGCGCGGCGTGGAGAAGCAGAACTCCTACGCCACCACCAGCGCCATGCTGGGCGAGTTCCATGATGACCAGGAGACCCGGGCCGAGTTCATGTCCATCATCGGCATGAAGACAATCTGATCGCCATCGCCATCGCCATCGCTATCGGTATCGCTATCGCTATCGAGTTTCGATCCCGATCCCGATCCCGATAGAGATCCCGAGTGCTTCGGTGGGTATGGACAATCACAGGAGGCATCATGGAGTTCCAGTACCACGACCCCTTTCCACTGGGCGAGGACACGGCCACCTACACGTCGCTGGGCAAGGACTATCTGGAGCCCATCGCCTTCAAGGGCGACGTCGTGCTCAAGGTCGGGCATGAGGCCATCTCGCTGCTGACCCGCAAGGCCTTCACCGATGTCAATTTCCTGATGCGGACCAGCCACCAGGAGCTGGTGGCGCGCATCCTGGAGGATCCCGAGGCCAGCGACAACGACCGCTACATCGCCCGCGCCATGCTGCTCAACGCCGTCATTTCCGCCGAACGGAACCTGCCCTTCTGCCAGGACACGGGCACGGCCATCATTTACGCCAAGAAGGGCCACCGGGTGGCCACCTCCGGCCGCGACGAGGAGGCCGTCTCCCTGGGCGTGTTCCGCGCCTACACCCAGGAGAACTTCCGCTATTCCCAGATGCTGCCGCTCAGCATGTATGAGGAGAAGAACTCCGGCACCAACCTGCCGGCCCAGATCGACATCATGGCCTGCCACGGCACGGACTACCGCTTTCTCTTCGTGGCCAAGGGCGGGGGCAGCGCCAACAAGAGCCAGCTCTTCCAGATGACCAAGGCCGTGCTCACGCCGGCCGCGCTCAAGCCCTTCCTCGTCGAGAAGATGAAGACGTTGGGCACGGCGGCCTGTCCGCCCTACCACCTGGTCTTCGTCGTGGGCGGCACCAGCGCCGAGGCGGTGATGAAAGTGGTCAAGCTGGCCTCCTGCGGCTGGCACGACGGCCTGCCCACCCAGGCCGGTCCGGGCGGCCAGGCCTTCCGCGACCTGGAGCTGGAGCAGGAGCTGCTTGAGGAGTCGCGCCGCCTGGGGATCGGCGCCCAGTTCGGCGGCAAGTACTTCTGTCACGACGTCCGCGTGGTGCGCCTGCCCCGCCATGGCGCCAGCTGCCCCATCGGGATGGGCGTCTCGTGCAGCGCCGACCGCAACATCAAGGGCCGCATCGATGCGGATGGCATCTGGTTGGAGCAACTGGACCTGGATCCCATGCGCTTCCTCAAGGACTCCGAGCAGGACTTCGCCACCGGCGTGCCCATCGACCTCAACCGCCCGATGGAGGAGATCCGCGGCGAACTCAGCCGGCACCCTGTCAAGACCCTCCTGCGCCTGACTGGCAAACTGGTGGTGGCCCGCGACATGGCCCATGCCGCCCTCCATGCGCGGTTGCAGAAGGGCGAGCCCCTGCCCGAGTACATGTGCCGCCATCCCGTCTACTACGCCGGTCCGGCCAAGCGACCCAACGGCATGGCCACCGGATCCTTCGGACCGACCACGGCCCAGCGCATGGACTCCTACGTCGACAGCTTCCAGAAGGCGGGCGGCAGCCACATCATGATCGCCAAGGGCAACCGCAGCCAGGCGGTGACCGAGGCCTGCCAGGCCAACGGCGGCTTCTATCTGGGTTCCCCGGGCGGCCCGGCGGCCCTCCTGGCGAAAAACCACATCCTGAGCCAGAAGATCATCGACTACCCCGAATTCGGCATGGAAGCCATTTGGGAAATCGAGGTGAAGGACTTCCCGGCCATCATCCTGGTGGACGACAAGGGGAATGACTTCTTCCGCCAGCTGCTGTGAGGCGGACCGCCCAGGGCCTTGGCGGCCGGACGGGAGCGCCGGATCCCTTGCCATGGGGACGACTGATTCTGCAGCATGGGAAAGGATGGTGATGACATACGCCAATAACGGAACAACACTGGTCCACCATTGCTAGGTGGGGTGCCCTGGATTGAACGGGTCGCTTGTTGGCCTTTCAATTGGCAGAATAATTGCACCAGCTCCGCAATCGGGGAAGAAGGTCTCCAAAGGGGCTGGCCGTGCCACCCGTCCGTCAGGCGGTCCGGTGGCCATGTTAAAGGAGAGAAGACTCCTGTAAGGATTGCCGGACGCGTGGCGCGGGGTCGACCACCTTGCCACCCGGCACCCAGGTCCCTACTTTGAAACGATTTCATGGTCGTGCGTCAAGCCGACCCTGACCAAAGGGCCAGACACCAATAACTTGGGAGACAGAGGGATGCAGTTCCGCAAAGACGAGCGTGGCTTTACCCTGGTCGAAGTGCTGATCGTGGTGATCCTGGTGGCCATCCTGGCTGCCATCGCCGTGCCCAAGTACATCCAGGCCGTCAAGGGCGCACGCGCCTCCGACGCCAAGGTTCAGATCAACGCCATTCTGAATGCGTCCAAGATCTACCAGCAGGAGACGGGCAACTGGCCCTCCGACATCACGGCCCTGACCGACCAGGGATATGTCGAGCTGGACAATGCCACCATGCGCATGTGGACCTTCCAGCTGGTGGGCGACCAGCAGGTCCAGGCCACGTCCACGGCCGAGATGAAGGGCGGCGCCGGCAACGTCGTCACCTTCAACATCCAGGAAGGTCGCTGGGAAGGCTACGGCTTCCCCAAGACCACGGGCGAGTAGAGCAACCGGTCGGCCGCCTTGGGCGGCCGACCTCCTTGTTTCTCTTCCGCTTCGCATGTCCGGTCCGGCCCGCCAGCCGACCGGCGGGCGCGCTGGCGCTCCTGGATCGCCTTCGCCCAAGCATGTCACTGGCTCGCTCCGATTTGACGAGAGTTCTCACCTTGTCTCTGACCTAGCACTGGGGTCCGTGTGGATATCGATCAACTACTGAAGTTCGCGGTGGAGCAGGGCGCTTCCGACCTGCACCTCTCGGTGGGCAACACGCCCATGATCCGCCTCCATGGCGCTTTGAAGAAGCTCAACATGGGCATCATGACCCAGGAGGCGATGGACAGCTACGCCGCCCGGGTGATGAACTCCCGCATGAAGCAGACCTTCGAGGAGAAGTTCGAGGTGGACTTCTCCTACAAGTTGGATGGCGTGGCGCGCTTCCGCGTCAACTTCTTCCAGCAGATCCTGGGCTCGGCGGCGGTTTTCCGCACCATCCCGGATACGTTGAAGACGCTTGATGAGTTGGGCCTGCCCGGCAAGGTGTTGACCGAGCTGGCCCTCAAGGACCGCGGCCTGGTGCTGCTCACCGGGCCCACCGGCTCGGGCAAGTCCACCACCCTGGCGGCCATGGTGGACATCATCAACGATGCCTACGAGAAGCACGTCATCACCATCGAGGATCCCATCGAGTTCTTCCACACCTCGCGCAACTGCATGATCAACCAGCGCGAAGTGGGGGCGAACACGCACACCTTCGCCAGCGCCCTGCGCGTGGCCCTGCGCGAGGATCCCGACGTCATCCTGGTGGGCGAGATGCGCGACCTGGAGACGGTGCAGCTGGCCCTCACGGCGGCCGAGACCGGCCACTTGGTGCTCGCCACCCTGCACACCTCCAGCGCGACCAAGACCATCGACCGCGTCATCGACATCTTCCCCAGCGCCCAGAAGCAGCAGGTCCGCTCCATGCTGTCGGAGTCGCTGGAGGCGGTGGTGGCCCAACGCCTGCTGCCCACCAAGGACGGCAAGGGCCGCGTCGTCGCCACCGAGGTGATGGTGGCCACCACGGCGGTGCGCAACCTCATCCGCGAGGACAAGATCTTCCAGATCCCCAACGTCATCCAGTCCGGCTCGAAAGCGGGCATGCACACCCTGGACGGGGATCTGCTGCGCCTGGTGCGCGAAGGCAAGGTGGACCGCTCCGAGGCGATCCAGATCGCCGAGAATCCCAAGGTCTTCGACCTGGAGCTGGGCGACCATTACGTCTGATCCCCACCCGATCGGACACCGCGAGAAGGGAGGCCTGCATGTCGAGAACCGGAACCGCCGTCCAGCCGGGTCCGTCCTGGCTCCGCTCCGAGCGCGGCATCTCCTTCTATCCGCAGCTCATCATCGCGGTGCTGATGCTGGCCGTGGCCTCCACGGCGCTGGTCAAGAACATCTACCAGGCCCATGAGAACACGCAGGTGGAGTACCGCCGCCTGCGCGCCCTGGAGGAACTGCAGGCCGAGATCGAATACTGGAAGGCGGCCGTCTTCATCTACGGCCCCAACCACCCGCGCCCCAACACCCGGCACATCGTCAACCTGGACACGGGCAAGCGCGGGCGCCGCAACTACATCCTGGCCGAGTTCGACCCCGCCCCCCAGATATCCCTCATCCGCCTCAACGGGGCCGACGCCTATGAGATCACGGTGGCCATCCGCTGGCCGGAGCGCGGCGTCATGCGGCGGGAGACCCTGCGCACCGCCATCAACCAGATCCGCTAGGAAAGGGGGGCACCATGAACGCTCTGCGCACCCTGGGACGCTCCGAACGGGGCATCTACCTGACTGAGTTGATGGTCTCTGTCAGCATGCTGGCCGTGATGGTGCTGGGCATGACGACGGTGCTCATCGTGCAGGCCCGCCAGATGGCCCGGGACAAGGTCCTGACCGACATGTACTACTACGCCGACATGATCCTGGACGAGACGGCCACCTCTTTCGGCACCGCCGCCGAGGTGGAGCGCAACGCCAACGCGGGCGGCACGGTTCGCCAGGACCTGGAATTCAATTTCGTGGGCACCACCAACATGGGTCGCAAGATGGAGAGCCGCTTCACGCGGGAGGGGGAGCGCAAGGTGATCATCCGCCACAACGGGCAGCGCCCCGCCTTCATCGACAAGTTCCCGCCCGCTGAACTGGACCCCGACCGCCATCGCAAGCTCAAGTACCGGGTCTACGTCAAGGATTTCCGGGTGCGCTCCTACCAGGATCGCGAGTTCGTCAATCCGCGCATCGGCAACATCCTCTCGGAGGTGGTGCTTACGCTGGAACTGGAAGACAAGGCGAGCGACTACAAGGTGGAGCGCACCTTCCGGCGCATTTTCACCACGCCCAACAAGCATATCACCGAGAACCGCCTCTTGCAGTCCGGACAAGGAAGCTGAGATGCCTTGCCCGCGCCCACAGTCCCGCTCCAGCGCCGCCGCTTCGACCGGCGCGGGCCGGCTGCGGGCGGTGGAGTGCGGCGTGGCCGCGCTGCTCGCCTTGCTGCTCGGCACGCTGGCCAGCGGACTGCCCGGCGGGCGGGGTCCGCGGCGGGACGGAGAAAGAGGGGTGGCCGTGCTGCTGCTCACCGTGCTGCTCAGCACGGTGGCCCTCAGCGTGGCGGGCGCCCATTTCATGCAGAACCGCCAGCATCGTTTCGAGTTGATGCGCCAACGGGCCGAGGTCTACGCCCGCTATTGCAGCGAGTATGCCGTGGCCCGCTACGGCGTGCCCGCCTTCATGCAGCGTCCGGAGCTGGCCGACGTCAACCGGGACGAGCAGAACTGGATCGAGCCCCGGCGCCTGGGCGACATCATGCCCGGGGCCTTCCAGGGGGACGATGCGGCCCACTCCTTCGCTTTCGGCTATGACAGCCTGATGATGGACAAGGTCTTCGACCTGTCCAGCTCCAAGGCCTTCTACTTTGTCAGCGCCCAGGGCGTCGTCACCTGGTCCGACGGCCGCGGCCGGCCGCGCGAGGCCCGCCACCGCAGCGCCCTGGCCCTCACCTTCAGCGATTTCTCGCGCTTCATGTACTTCTCCAACGGCGAGATCTCGCCCGAAGGCAACCAAGTCTACTTCGGCGCCAACGAGGACTGGTACGGCCGCGTCCACGTCAACGGCCGCGCCGCCATCTCCAACAACAGCAACCGTCCCCGCTTCCATGGCCTGTTCTCGCAGACGGCCGATGATGTCATCAACCTGACATCGACCCAGTACGAGGATGTCTTTCTGGGCGGCTGGTTCATTCCCCACCCGCGCATCCAGTGGCCGCCCGCCCGGGCCATCGACCAGATCAAGGAGCTGCGCACCGCCGACCACACCTACGAGGCCTCCTACGAGGTCCACGATTCCCTCTATTCGACGACGCATCCGCTCACAACCTGGATCAAGTTCGACCGCAGCCAATATTGGGTGGCCCAGTACCGGGCCGACACCCTGGGCGCCGCTGGCGACACCATCTATGTCCCCATCCAGGGCGCGCAGAACTGGCTGCGGCGCAATCTCCCCACCACGCCGGGCCGGGAGCTGATCTATGTGAAGGGGGTCTGCCGCCTGCAGGGCGTGGTGCGGGGCAAGGTGACGGTGCTCGCCTCCGATTCCCTCTTCATCATGGGGGACGTCATCACCGAGGACACGGACGTCGTTTCCTGCGGCAGCCAGGAGCGATTCGGCAAGGTGCCCCTCGGCTCCCCCAACCGCATCGGCCTGGCCAGCGAGAACAACATCATCATCGCCTCCACCCTGGCCAACGGCTTCTCCAACGGCGCCAACAACGGACCCACCTGCGCCCTGGCCAACGACCCCGTCGTGAGCACCTGCGGCCAGGCGCGCAAGGACGTGATCATCACCGCCGCCCTCTTCGCCGTGGCCTGCAGCTACGAGGCGGAGTTCTGGAACACCACCGCCTGGCAGGGGGGCACGCCTCCCACCGGACCGCAGGACGGGCAATGCGAATACCCGGGCCGACCCAACATCTGCAACGCCCATGCCCGGGTGTGGACACCGGCCCAGTGCCCGGGCGCCAGCGGCATGTTCGACAACCGCGGCCTCATCTGGCTCTGCGGCTCCATCGTGCAGACGCACCGCGGTTTTGTCATCCGCAACGGCAACGAATACTGGGGCGACCGTTCCATTGGCTACACGGGCAAGGTCTACCGCTACGACGACAACTTCCTGGCGGGCGGCCCCCCTGTCTGGTTCCGCGTCACCTACGAAGATGGCAGCGTGGACGTGGTGACCGAGATGGTCGTGCCCGATTACGACCGCTGGCGGGCCCTGCGCCGACAGGAGCTGGCGGCGCGATGAGCAAGGGAAAGGAGACGGACATGCAGCCGACAACCATGTCCTCGGGCGGGCGGCCCGGCTTGCGCCGGATGGCGGCGGGGGAGGGCGGCGTCGCCATCCTGCTGCTGACCGTCATGCTTAGCATGGTGGCCCTCAGCATCGCCACGGCCCATTTCATGCAGAACCGCTCCCACCGCTTCGAACTGATGCGCCAGCGGGCGGACATCTATGCCCGCTACTGCAGCGAGTACGCCGTGGCCCGCTACGGGGTGCCGGCCTTCATGCAGAACCCGGAGCTGGCCGACGGCGGGGACAACGAGAACAATTTCATGGAACCCCGCGCCATGACGGACATGATGAGCAACACGTTCATGTCCTCCGACGACGGTTACGCCTTCCGCTTCGCCTACGACAGCCTGAAGATGGACAAGGTCTTCGACGTCACCAGCTCCAAGCCCTTCTACTTCGTCTCGGCGCAGGGGGTGGTCACCTGGCGGGACCGCCGGACCAACACCGTGCGCGAGGCACGCCACCGCAGCGCCCTGGGCCTCACCTTCAGCGACTTCTCCCGCTTCATGTACTTCTCCAACGGGGAGGAAAGCCCCGAGAACAACCCCGTCACCTTTGGCGTCAACGAGAACTGGTACGGCCGAGTGCACATCAACGGACGCGCCCGCATCTCTGACTTTGGCTGGCCCATCTTCCACGGCTTCTTCACACAAACCGAGGATGTCGTGGATAACCTGTCTGTTGGTAATTATGACCAGGTCTTCCAGGGCGGCTACACCATCCCCTTCCCCGTCATCCAGTGGCCACCAGCCAATGCCATCAGCCAGATCAAGGAGCAGCGTCTCCCCGACCACACCTACGAAGCCCACGAGGACGTCGATGAGGGAGGCAACATCCGCCGGCACCCCCTCACCACCCTGCTCAAGTTCCGCGACCGCCGCTACCATGTGGCCCAGTACTGGGCCGACACCCTGGCCGCCGGGGTGGACACCATCTACAAGCAGGTGAACGGGCAGAACTGGGTGAGCAAGAACCTGCCCACCGCCCAGGGCCGCGAGATGATCTACGTGAAGGGGGTCTGCCGCCTGGAGGGCATTGTCCAGGGCAAGATCACAATCCTCTCCAGTGACTCCATGTTCATCATGGACAACATCATCACCTACGACACACAGCTCTCCCAGTGCGGCAACCTGGCGGAATTCGGAAAGGTGCCGGTGGGCTCTCCCCACCGCATCGGCCTG
This genomic interval carries:
- the folE gene encoding GTP cyclohydrolase I FolE, whose protein sequence is MDGHHIRRVEELTRELLVQVGEDPAREGLLRTPQRVATAWNFLTQGYRINLGHLLNDAIFHEECSELVVVKDVEFFSLCEHHLLPFFGRAHVGYLPRGKVIGLSKIPRIIDMHARRLQVQERLTHQVAQTLMHVLEPAGVAVVMEARHMCMQMRGVEKQNSYATTSAMLGEFHDDQETRAEFMSIIGMKTI
- a CDS encoding queuosine precursor transporter, with the protein product MGFRERLFLVLAGLFIAALVACNLIFQKFFTWSPFGLVTFELSVGILPYPITFLVTDIISELYGRRKANQVVVSGLFASIFVMGVVIVADLAPATDWSPVDGPTFRRVFGLFGPAVFASMTAYLAAQFIDIRLFHFWKRLTRGRHLWLRNNGSTIVSQFVDTGSVLGLLCLAGVIPWERFSSLLAMGFLFKVIVALLDTPFFYLAVALLKSRVHEDPEELAWEGDEA
- the nth gene encoding endonuclease III, whose protein sequence is MAGESRVALSKRAQAVARRLRNAWPDSRCSLHHDSAHQLLVATILSAQCTDARVNQVTPALFTRWPDAAALAGAPREELAAAVHACGYHNQKARSIQGACRRIVEEHGGQVPATLEELIRLPGVGRKTANCVLGAWHGKPALVVDTHMIRILGLLGLVASRDPEVIEREMMALLPPAEWVAFTHRIIDHGRAVCVARRPRCGECVLADLCPSAMD
- a CDS encoding prepilin-type N-terminal cleavage/methylation domain-containing protein, encoding MQFRKDERGFTLVEVLIVVILVAILAAIAVPKYIQAVKGARASDAKVQINAILNASKIYQQETGNWPSDITALTDQGYVELDNATMRMWTFQLVGDQQVQATSTAEMKGGAGNVVTFNIQEGRWEGYGFPKTTGE
- a CDS encoding type IV pilus twitching motility protein PilT gives rise to the protein MDIDQLLKFAVEQGASDLHLSVGNTPMIRLHGALKKLNMGIMTQEAMDSYAARVMNSRMKQTFEEKFEVDFSYKLDGVARFRVNFFQQILGSAAVFRTIPDTLKTLDELGLPGKVLTELALKDRGLVLLTGPTGSGKSTTLAAMVDIINDAYEKHVITIEDPIEFFHTSRNCMINQREVGANTHTFASALRVALREDPDVILVGEMRDLETVQLALTAAETGHLVLATLHTSSATKTIDRVIDIFPSAQKQQVRSMLSESLEAVVAQRLLPTKDGKGRVVATEVMVATTAVRNLIREDKIFQIPNVIQSGSKAGMHTLDGDLLRLVREGKVDRSEAIQIAENPKVFDLELGDHYV
- a CDS encoding FumA C-terminus/TtdB family hydratase beta subunit translates to MEFQYHDPFPLGEDTATYTSLGKDYLEPIAFKGDVVLKVGHEAISLLTRKAFTDVNFLMRTSHQELVARILEDPEASDNDRYIARAMLLNAVISAERNLPFCQDTGTAIIYAKKGHRVATSGRDEEAVSLGVFRAYTQENFRYSQMLPLSMYEEKNSGTNLPAQIDIMACHGTDYRFLFVAKGGGSANKSQLFQMTKAVLTPAALKPFLVEKMKTLGTAACPPYHLVFVVGGTSAEAVMKVVKLASCGWHDGLPTQAGPGGQAFRDLELEQELLEESRRLGIGAQFGGKYFCHDVRVVRLPRHGASCPIGMGVSCSADRNIKGRIDADGIWLEQLDLDPMRFLKDSEQDFATGVPIDLNRPMEEIRGELSRHPVKTLLRLTGKLVVARDMAHAALHARLQKGEPLPEYMCRHPVYYAGPAKRPNGMATGSFGPTTAQRMDSYVDSFQKAGGSHIMIAKGNRSQAVTEACQANGGFYLGSPGGPAALLAKNHILSQKIIDYPEFGMEAIWEIEVKDFPAIILVDDKGNDFFRQLL